One region of Syntrophobacter fumaroxidans MPOB genomic DNA includes:
- a CDS encoding minor capsid protein gives MPSDLKQRIQAATLKSLTARNRYNDQVTAQLTQALKQAEDEVARAILQYRSLGSLPDNKLAALKGLEKLQLELDDTMKRLKREQTLVFRKTTKDSFKLGIQQGIGELADAALPFYADLKPEGIDKLATKVFTIVDTNALDFMAQYNLTLAGDVHRELADGIKRTILNGVATGKGADDIVRDMGKVIIDKDSFRQAGSRVFSKAQYRMEMIARTEVLRAHNMGRLKFHERVGIQKLEWLAMEDERMCPVCGGLDGKTFPIDKFPQQPAHPHCRCTNIVAWPMTVCGSEMAAKAAAQASQGDACILPPHVLEGLADAQAKENAKLKSAFENGDIADLGSLTVKQLQTLAKQNGVAIARTKADFIKLLDLAEPGIDHGDLAGAALSAKLKEHKIGLLRTKEELVELLGLKQAELKQAKLLAAQMAKIPPTEGLEGMTAQQLKEMAKENGISLNMTKQETIELLDKLEPGVDHSGLMGKELAAAKQKHGIGILKNKQQLVEALQKKAGADMAESVKKKAVDEAKQKLILKQKTALEDAAKAVVVPDTPTGYKDFLDAIAKAEQAVSGGTDLPQELLAAHSKEIALKKQLFQDQVGKLKSAELKTLAKETKVQYWQWANKDELTTLFTETDPAKIKAVQASIDTKHAAWAEKHGGKKKTVPAKPATPKTELPKPAPQPSPVKPPEPKIGKKGAEFATVDASWQQKGLPSKFKKTGKAAVGGAHEKEFWTDENGDKWLFKPHGRKDDEFIAFGEEAVYKIGRLIDPHSIEVRTIQLNGRTGSIQKWRTDLREDFDFRNILPQDLTTIELEQIQREHVVDWLIANHDGHSKQFIRARDGRVYGIDKGQAFKFLGQDKLSLDYHPNGVCGEEEPFYNKVFRAAKEGKVRVDPNATLRYIQEVEKIADEDYLDLLRPYAEGRFAKDPAGLRHFYDQVLERKHNLRRDFEGYYADVLGDRGFRFDKLSTATGKKKLLSSTEEALVEEARKLGWQGKTLPFDSGDVEDQNALIFTESFKGKKRTVVKMKIRPDTDRRIDEVLRRYVQTAACEKGQPLAEDSFFPTILDAVKNVNFHVGDGKYNRTKIDKALRLRKKLETLQKSADPKVKEMADHYLKWVKEIEESVDWDRATNGVFEQYLPKLDAQKPKEKPPFKVERGKVTHTKRRIGSGTITVEADDIDNRTLFNHNSRMQDGHQYTVTFEDGTRVRYRPWSDTNLYAQRGELEMILDGDATPGRVEAMLEKLEQLGIDTRVATAENAEQMYLEKLAYIRKSDKSADFKRLQKSLDDRNATTTERVQALRGYWQKELGVQDITQLSGYNPLGEYQAGFLDRDAKGGYRHQFRFDITEEDLEKQMKGYSLVHDLTNGESMSGFIDLIMENNGAMVSTVEKMRMGVAPGGMSPVADMQTGGASYFFTRIKKQPASDASPALYFKKQMLRRMDAISYDHDAYGKVIDDYVQRNRGASIDDWKRFSQRHGNETIFKYSVTLLDNIEFIVARSDNERREIIQSFTRRGIKKLPDGRKVEDIVHTSQSWSKRKQ, from the coding sequence ATGCCGTCGGACCTGAAGCAGCGCATCCAGGCGGCCACCCTGAAGAGTCTGACGGCCCGCAACCGCTACAACGACCAGGTCACGGCCCAGCTCACCCAGGCGCTGAAACAGGCCGAAGACGAGGTCGCCCGCGCCATTCTCCAGTACCGCTCCCTCGGTTCCCTGCCGGACAACAAGCTCGCCGCCCTCAAGGGGCTGGAAAAGCTTCAGCTCGAACTCGACGACACCATGAAGCGGCTCAAGCGGGAGCAGACCCTGGTCTTTCGCAAGACGACCAAGGACTCCTTCAAACTCGGCATCCAGCAGGGAATCGGAGAGCTCGCCGACGCGGCGCTGCCGTTCTACGCCGACCTCAAACCCGAAGGCATCGACAAGTTGGCCACCAAGGTGTTCACCATCGTCGACACCAACGCCCTCGACTTCATGGCGCAGTACAACCTCACGCTCGCCGGTGACGTCCACCGCGAACTCGCAGACGGCATCAAGCGCACCATCCTGAACGGCGTCGCCACGGGCAAGGGAGCCGACGACATCGTCCGGGACATGGGCAAGGTGATCATCGACAAGGATTCCTTTCGCCAGGCCGGAAGCCGGGTGTTCAGCAAGGCCCAGTACCGCATGGAGATGATCGCCCGCACCGAGGTCCTCCGCGCCCACAACATGGGCAGGCTCAAGTTCCACGAGCGGGTCGGCATCCAGAAACTGGAATGGCTGGCCATGGAGGACGAGCGCATGTGCCCGGTCTGCGGCGGCCTGGACGGCAAGACCTTTCCCATCGACAAGTTCCCCCAGCAACCCGCGCATCCGCACTGCCGCTGCACCAACATCGTGGCGTGGCCGATGACCGTCTGCGGCAGCGAGATGGCCGCCAAGGCCGCCGCCCAGGCATCGCAGGGGGACGCCTGCATTCTCCCGCCCCACGTGCTGGAAGGCTTGGCCGACGCCCAGGCCAAGGAGAACGCCAAGCTCAAGAGCGCCTTTGAAAACGGCGACATTGCCGACCTCGGCTCGCTGACGGTCAAACAGCTTCAGACTCTGGCGAAACAGAACGGCGTGGCCATCGCCCGGACCAAGGCCGATTTCATCAAGCTGCTCGATCTGGCTGAACCGGGGATCGATCACGGTGACCTGGCCGGAGCGGCGCTCAGCGCCAAGCTCAAGGAACACAAGATCGGCCTGCTGCGGACCAAGGAAGAACTGGTCGAGCTGCTCGGACTGAAGCAGGCGGAACTCAAACAGGCCAAGCTGCTCGCCGCCCAGATGGCGAAGATCCCTCCCACCGAGGGGCTGGAAGGCATGACCGCCCAGCAGCTCAAGGAGATGGCAAAGGAGAACGGCATCTCCCTCAACATGACCAAGCAGGAGACCATCGAGCTGCTGGACAAGCTGGAACCCGGCGTGGACCACAGCGGCCTGATGGGCAAGGAACTCGCGGCGGCCAAACAGAAGCACGGCATCGGCATCCTCAAGAACAAGCAGCAGCTCGTCGAGGCGCTGCAGAAAAAGGCCGGTGCCGACATGGCCGAGTCGGTCAAGAAAAAGGCGGTCGACGAGGCCAAACAAAAGCTGATCCTGAAACAGAAAACGGCCCTCGAAGACGCCGCCAAGGCCGTTGTCGTTCCCGACACGCCGACCGGCTATAAGGATTTCCTCGACGCGATTGCCAAGGCGGAACAGGCGGTTTCCGGCGGCACCGATCTGCCCCAGGAACTGCTTGCGGCCCACAGCAAGGAAATCGCCCTCAAAAAACAGCTCTTCCAGGATCAGGTCGGCAAACTGAAATCGGCGGAGCTCAAGACGCTCGCCAAGGAGACCAAGGTCCAGTATTGGCAGTGGGCCAACAAAGACGAGCTGACCACGCTCTTCACCGAGACCGATCCCGCGAAAATCAAGGCGGTTCAGGCCAGCATCGACACCAAGCACGCGGCCTGGGCCGAAAAGCATGGAGGCAAGAAGAAAACCGTACCGGCCAAGCCCGCCACGCCGAAGACGGAACTGCCGAAACCGGCTCCGCAGCCGAGCCCGGTCAAGCCGCCCGAGCCCAAGATCGGCAAGAAAGGCGCGGAGTTCGCCACCGTCGATGCCTCGTGGCAGCAGAAGGGTCTGCCTTCGAAGTTCAAGAAAACCGGCAAGGCCGCTGTCGGCGGCGCACATGAAAAGGAGTTCTGGACTGATGAAAACGGCGACAAATGGCTGTTCAAGCCTCATGGCCGCAAGGACGATGAGTTCATCGCCTTCGGAGAGGAAGCGGTCTACAAGATCGGCCGCCTGATCGACCCCCATTCCATCGAGGTGCGCACCATCCAATTGAACGGCCGCACCGGCTCCATCCAGAAATGGCGCACCGATCTGCGGGAAGACTTCGATTTTCGCAACATCCTGCCCCAGGATCTGACCACCATCGAACTGGAGCAGATCCAGCGCGAGCATGTGGTCGACTGGCTGATCGCCAATCACGACGGACATTCCAAGCAGTTCATCCGTGCCCGGGACGGTCGCGTCTACGGAATCGACAAAGGCCAGGCCTTCAAGTTTCTGGGCCAGGACAAGCTCTCGCTCGACTATCACCCCAACGGCGTCTGCGGCGAGGAGGAGCCTTTTTACAACAAGGTCTTCCGGGCGGCCAAGGAAGGGAAGGTACGGGTCGATCCGAACGCGACCCTGCGCTACATCCAGGAAGTCGAAAAGATCGCCGACGAGGATTACCTCGATCTGTTGCGACCCTACGCCGAGGGACGGTTCGCCAAGGACCCGGCCGGGCTGCGGCATTTCTACGATCAGGTCCTGGAGCGGAAACACAATCTCCGGCGGGACTTCGAGGGCTATTACGCAGATGTGCTGGGGGATCGGGGCTTCCGTTTCGACAAGCTGAGTACCGCCACCGGCAAGAAAAAGCTGCTCTCCTCAACAGAGGAAGCCCTGGTCGAGGAGGCCCGCAAGCTCGGCTGGCAGGGCAAGACGCTGCCCTTCGACAGCGGCGACGTGGAAGACCAGAACGCGCTGATCTTCACCGAGAGCTTCAAGGGGAAGAAGCGCACCGTGGTCAAGATGAAGATCCGGCCGGACACCGACCGCCGCATCGACGAGGTGCTGCGCAGGTATGTGCAGACGGCGGCCTGTGAAAAGGGACAACCGCTGGCCGAGGACAGCTTCTTTCCGACGATTCTGGACGCCGTCAAAAACGTCAACTTCCACGTGGGCGACGGCAAGTACAACCGGACCAAGATCGACAAGGCCCTGCGCCTGCGGAAGAAACTGGAAACCCTGCAAAAGAGCGCCGACCCCAAGGTCAAGGAGATGGCGGACCACTATTTGAAATGGGTCAAGGAGATCGAAGAGTCCGTCGACTGGGACCGGGCCACCAACGGCGTATTCGAGCAGTACCTGCCCAAGCTCGACGCGCAGAAACCCAAGGAGAAACCGCCGTTCAAGGTGGAACGCGGCAAGGTGACCCACACCAAGCGCAGGATCGGGTCCGGCACCATTACCGTCGAGGCCGACGACATCGACAACCGGACGCTGTTCAATCACAACTCCCGCATGCAGGACGGGCACCAGTACACCGTCACCTTCGAGGACGGCACCCGGGTCCGCTATCGCCCCTGGTCCGACACCAACCTCTATGCCCAGCGCGGCGAGCTGGAAATGATCCTGGATGGCGACGCCACCCCCGGACGGGTCGAGGCGATGCTGGAAAAGCTCGAACAGCTTGGGATCGACACCCGGGTGGCCACGGCGGAAAACGCGGAGCAGATGTACCTCGAAAAGCTCGCCTACATCCGCAAGAGCGACAAAAGCGCCGATTTCAAACGGCTGCAGAAATCCCTCGATGACCGCAACGCCACCACCACCGAGCGGGTCCAGGCTCTGCGCGGCTATTGGCAAAAGGAACTGGGTGTCCAGGACATCACCCAGCTTTCCGGATACAACCCGCTGGGCGAATACCAGGCGGGCTTTCTGGACCGCGACGCCAAGGGCGGATACCGGCACCAGTTCCGGTTCGACATCACCGAGGAGGACCTGGAAAAACAGATGAAGGGCTACTCGCTGGTCCACGATCTGACCAACGGCGAAAGCATGTCCGGCTTTATCGACTTGATCATGGAAAACAACGGAGCCATGGTCAGCACGGTCGAGAAAATGCGCATGGGCGTGGCTCCGGGAGGAATGTCCCCGGTGGCCGACATGCAGACCGGCGGCGCGAGCTATTTCTTCACCCGAATCAAGAAGCAACCGGCCAGCGACGCCTCACCGGCCCTCTACTTCAAGAAACAG